A window of Rhododendron vialii isolate Sample 1 chromosome 13a, ASM3025357v1 contains these coding sequences:
- the LOC131313441 gene encoding uncharacterized protein LOC131313441 isoform X2, with amino-acid sequence MESKHHHHHSPTPLLLKDISNFKTPKHPPPSSRNPNNNLRSPYTPFFTASKQTPSVSSSSRPRPHPSSSRSKISRRLKAFELEQSKSSRKAQIDKEKSLKSLAKSLTVWLNFLLQNPGSCGCDVSRVTGENGSAKELEARAGLGHGKRESCSGAGVVGVDTAWRCPKRMRGSAWCGGGSKEDGSISNSKFSALQSSLQDVCSFDDLHQRMKLYLSLGSCKEIFSVMTHVTKNIDEGRLKMKAHCPIVTDVGMKEKASRILMCYNPVWLRIGLYIIFGGDSLLPTGDVNSEKEIAFLKMVIEKQFFSHGGLARVYAYNKLVEGLYRPGYFEVLGNVILKRFLLLALILDRAKTQSCLPIEYGIDALDGGSPLLFTLQSKSKSSGQLICDFLSSEVMHGEGNLLAHLVIVGYKVSHHQSPLNEFDFSVTELFVDLRDGVRLCRAIQLLQHDTSILTKILVPSDSHKKNVANCGIAMQHLKQAGVPLFDEDGSVIVGEDIVSGDKELTLSLLWNIFIHLQLPLLINKTLLLEEISRIRGGNAESSINSTLLDMLLNWIQAICESYDFRVDGFASLVDGKAMWCLLDYYFRKELDCSCSPTDVGETSGETSIMSLSDYTDAVHNFILSQKLATLLGNFPEVLQVSDILEHKGACNSQSVVILLVFLSFQLIIRKNTDQLNFHKLLGFSCQSPERRRLSMERCFVNSEAVLNQEDRHGNTTEDGIKSFKAIMAWWQDMAMQSKRFDKQPGTCLQFISTSMSSSKVERENAAKVIQSHFRRSMKLKDYMQTRSAVSFLQNVIRAWLAAKRQLITTRFCTRLQDSSYRWKQSEVLDRYITYIVDRHNFVKLKKAVEIIQHATRAWISRKHHCRSNLAPDMSTFDVVNAAVVVQKCIRGWRGRSIYFQRVTLFENELQTKAASTIQLSWKKFLVYRSLCCQHLAATKIQSCYRGWLTRKSFVSQKEAVLKIQSVFQCARDIRRYKIATRSAIVIQSYVRGWIARRGVRRLTFLIVVLQSHCRGWFSRREILAKREAVIKIQSACRCIQCWKVFRCHRNAAIEIQRFVRGQIVRRRLLGASCLYKGVPMECPSTSRTWFHSLEWGIFLCSVLKLQRWWRGVLLQKSRTKSAVVIQSHVRGWIARREENRKRQCIIIIQTRGVLMEKSRMKSAVVIQSHVRGWIARREAKRKRHCITTIQSYWKGYLARKDSRGKQLIDLRLRVKKTAANVDDGMRIINRLVAALSDLLSMKSVSGILHTCATLDMATKYSQKCCEKLVEAGAIDTLLKLIRSVSRSIPDQEVLKHALSTLRNLARYSHLAEVLVGSRGSLETVLCEFLRNKEEAYFIASELLKKICSSPKGVEAVRNSPALLKRLHNLVEDLRRKAGNEKRNARGVLAKELVERRLSEAVELLNLITNG; translated from the exons atggaatcaaaacaccaccaccaccactcccccacTCCCCTCCTCCTGAAAGACATCTCCAATTTCAAAACCCCCAAACACCCCCCTCCCTCCTCCCGAAACCCCAATAACAACCTCCGCTCCCCCTACACCCCGTTCTTCACTGCCTCCAAACAAACCCCCtctgtctcctcctcctctcggCCGCGCCCCCACCCTTCGTCCTCCCGCTCCAAAATCTCCCGGCGTCTCAAGGCCTTCGAGCTTGAACAGTCCAAGTCATCACGGAAAGCCCAAATCGACAAGGAGAAGTCGTTAAAGTCGTTGGCCAAATCGCTCACCGTATGGCTCAACTTCTTGCTCCAGAACCCTGGGTCGTGCGGCTGCGATGTGTCGAGAGTGACTGGAGAAAACGGAAGTGCGAAGGAGTTGGAAGCGAGGGCGGGGTTAGGGCACGGGAAAAGGGAGAGTTGTTCTGGTGCTGGGGTGGTTGGGGTGGACACGGCGTGGCGGTGCCCTAAACGGATGAGGGGATCCgcttggtgtggtggtggttCGAAGGAAGACGGCTCGATTTCGAATTCGAAGTTTTCGGCTTTGCAATCTTCGTTGCAGGACGTGTGTAGTTTCGATGATTTGCACCAGAGAATGAAGCTTTACTTGAGCTTGGGTAGTtgtaaagaaatttttagtgTGATGACCCATGTAACAAAG AATATAGATGAAGGAAGATTGAAAATGAAAGCACACTGTCCTATTGTAACTGATGTTGGGATGAAGGAGAAGGCATCAAGAATCCTTATGTGTTACAACCCAGTTTGGCTACGGATTGGATTGTATATTATTTTTGGTGGTGATTCGTTGTTGCCAACTGGAGACGTGAATTCTGAAAAGGAAATTGCATTCTTGAAGATGGTAATTGAGAAGCAGTTTTTCTCTCATGGTGGTCTAGCTAGAGTTTATGCTTATAACAAGTTAGTCGAAGGTTTATATAGACCGGGATACTTCGAAGTATTGGGCAATGTTATCTTGAAGAGATTTCTGTTACTTGCACTCATTCTTGATAGAGCTAAAACTCAGAGCTGCCTTCCTATCGAGTATGGCATTGATGCATTGGATGGTGGTTCTCCTCTTCTGTTCACTTTGCAGTCCAAAAGTAAATCAAGTGGTCAACTTATCTGCG ATTTCTTATCATCGGAGGTGATGCATGGAGAAGGTAATCTTCTTGCTCATCTAGTGATTGTAGGATACAAAGTATCTCACCATCAG AGTCCTCTCAATGAGTTTGACTTCAGTGTCACAGAGTTGTTTGTTGATCTCCGAGATGGAGTGCGGCTTTGTAGAGCTATTCAACTCTTGCAACATGACACTTCCATTTTGACG AAAATTTTGGTCCCATCAGATAGCCATAAGAAGAATGTGGCTAATTGTGGTATTGCCATGCAACATCTAAAGCAAGCCGGTGTGCCCCTGTTTGATGAAGATGGATCAGTTATTGTAGGAGAGGACATTGTTAGTGGAGATAAGGAACTTACACTTTCCTTGCTTTGGAACATCTTCATTCACTTGCAG CTGCCACTTCTTATCAACAAAACGCTTCTATTGGAGGAAATTTCCAGAATCCGAGGAGGTAACGCG GAAAGCTCAATTAATTCCACTCTTTTGGACATGCTTCTGAATTGGATCCAG GCGATATGTGAAAGTTACGATTTCAGGGTTGATGGTTTTGCGTCACTTGTTGATGGCAAAGCCATGTGGTGCTTGCTTGATTATTACTTCCGGAAGGAACTTGATTGTTCATGTTCTCCAACG GATGTTGGGGAAACAAGTGGGGAGACTTCAATCATGTCACTTAGTGATTATACAGATGCCGTTCACAACTTCATATTATCACAGAAACTGGCTACATTGTTGGGAAACTTTCCAGAG GTTCTGCAAGTTAGCGACATACTTGAACACAAAGGTGCATGTAACAGTCAGAGCGTGGTTATTCTGTTGGTTTTCCTTTCGTTCCAGCTAATTATTCGAAAAAACACG GACCAGCTAAATTTTCATAAACTCTTGGGCTTTAGTTGTCAAAGTCCAGAGAGGAGACGTTTAAGTATGGAACGGTGCTTTGTGAATTCTGAAGCAGTACTCAACCAAGAAGACAGACATGGGAACACCACTGAAG ATGGAATTAAAAGTTTTAAAGCCATTATGGCTTGGTGGCAAGACATGGCTATGCAGAGCAAAAGATTTGACAAGCAACCAGGTACCTGTTTGCAGTTCATATCAACTAGCATGAGCAGCAGTAAAGTGGAAAGAG AAAATGCAGCAAAAGTTATTCAGTCTCATTTTAGAAGATCAATGAAACTCAAAGACTACATGCAGACAAGGAGTGCAGTTTCTTTTTTGCAGAATGTGATTCGAGCTTGGCTGGCTGCAAAGAGGCAACTAATCACTACTAGATTCTGTACCAGACTTCAGGATTCATCAT ACAGGTGGAAGCAGTCAGAAGTTTTGGATAGATATATCACATACATTGTTGACAGGCATAATTTTGTCAAGTTGAAAAAGGCTGTGGAAATCATTCAGCATGCTACAAGGGCTTGGATTTCTCGGAAACACCACTGTAGAAGCAATTTAGCTCCAGATATGTCTACTTTTGATGTTGTCAATGCTGCCGTTGTTGTTCAGAAGTGCATTCGTGGATGGAGAGGAAGGTCTATATACTTTCAGAGGGTTACTTTGTTCGAGAATGAACTTCAAACAAAAGCAGCATCTACTATCCAGCTTTCTTGGAAAAAGTTTCTTGTCTATAGAAGCCTCTGCTGTCAGCACTTAGCTGCAACTAAAATTCAGAGTTGCTATCGGGGTTGGTTAACGAGAAAGAGTTTCGTAAGTCAGAAGGAAGCAGTGCTGAAAATTCAAAGTGTTTTTCAATGTGCAAGGGATATTCGACGATACAAAATTGCAACTAGATCAGCAATTGTTATCCAATCTTATGTACGTGGATGGATTGCTCGAAGAGGTGTTCGTCGATTGACGTTTCTCATTGTTGTCCTTCAA AGTCATTGCCGTGGTTGGTTTTCAAGAAGGGAGATTTTGGCTAAAAGAGAGGCTGTGATAAAGATCCAAAGTGCTTGTCGATGCATACAATGCTGGAAGGTTTTCCGTTGTCATAGGAATGCTGCAATAGAAATCCAACGGTTTGTCAGGGGGCAGATTGTTCGAAGGAGGCTTTTAG GGGCTTCTTGCCTGTACAAGGGTGTTCCAATGGAATGCCCTTCGACTTCAAGAACTTGGTTCCATAGTCTTGAATGGGGTATATTTCTTTGCTCAGTTTTGAAGTTGCAAAGGTGGTGGAGGGGTGTTTTACTGCAAAAATCAAGAACAAAGTCAGCAGTTGTTATCCAATCTCATGTACGAGGATGGATAGCCAGGCGTGAAGAGAATAGGAAGAGGCAGTGTATTATTATAATACAAACGAGGGGTGTTTTAATGGAGAAATCAAGAATGAAGTCAGCAGTTGTTATCCAATCTCATGTACGAGGGTGGATTGCCAGGCGTGAGGCGAAGAGAAAGAGGCATTGCATTACTACAATCCAA TCATACTGGAAAGGTTACCTTGCACGAAAGGATTCAAGGGGGAAGCAGCTGATTGATTTACGCTTGAGGGTGAAAAAAACTGCTGCAAATGTAGATGACGGCATGCGTATTATAAACAGACTTGTGGCTGCACTTTCTGATCTGCTGAGCATGAAAAGTGTCAGTGGCATTCTTCATACCTGTGCAACTTTAG ATATGGCTACAAAGTATTCACAAAAATGTTGTGAGAAACTTGTGGAAGCTGGGGCTATTGACACTTTACTGAAGTTAATTCGCTCAGTCAGTCGAAGCATACCTGATCAAGAGGTTCTGAAACATGCACTGTCCACTCTAAGAAACCTAGCCCGGTATTCGCATTTGGCTGAGGTGCTGGTTGGTAGTCGTGGATCTTTGGAAACAGTTCTGTGCGAGTTTCTAAG AAACAAAGAGGAGGCGTATTTCATTGCTTCTGAGCTTTTGAAGAAGATTTGTTCAAGCCCAAAAGGTGTTGAAGCTGTACGCAATTCACCAGCACTGTTGAAGAGGTTACACAATCTTGTTGAGGATCTAAGAAGGAAGGCAGGCAATGAAAAGAG GAATGCTAGGGGCGTGCTTGCAAAAGAGCTGGTGGAGAGAAGATTAAGTGAAGCCGTAGAGCTTCTAAACTTAATTACAAATGGTTAA
- the LOC131313441 gene encoding uncharacterized protein LOC131313441 isoform X1, which yields MESKHHHHHSPTPLLLKDISNFKTPKHPPPSSRNPNNNLRSPYTPFFTASKQTPSVSSSSRPRPHPSSSRSKISRRLKAFELEQSKSSRKAQIDKEKSLKSLAKSLTVWLNFLLQNPGSCGCDVSRVTGENGSAKELEARAGLGHGKRESCSGAGVVGVDTAWRCPKRMRGSAWCGGGSKEDGSISNSKFSALQSSLQDVCSFDDLHQRMKLYLSLGSCKEIFSVMTHVTKNIDEGRLKMKAHCPIVTDVGMKEKASRILMCYNPVWLRIGLYIIFGGDSLLPTGDVNSEKEIAFLKMVIEKQFFSHGGLARVYAYNKLVEGLYRPGYFEVLGNVILKRFLLLALILDRAKTQSCLPIEYGIDALDGGSPLLFTLQSKSKSSGQLICDFLSSEVMHGEGNLLAHLVIVGYKVSHHQSPLNEFDFSVTELFVDLRDGVRLCRAIQLLQHDTSILTKILVPSDSHKKNVANCGIAMQHLKQAGVPLFDEDGSVIVGEDIVSGDKELTLSLLWNIFIHLQLPLLINKTLLLEEISRIRGGNAESSINSTLLDMLLNWIQAICESYDFRVDGFASLVDGKAMWCLLDYYFRKELDCSCSPTDVGETSGETSIMSLSDYTDAVHNFILSQKLATLLGNFPEVLQVSDILEHKGACNSQSVVILLVFLSFQLIIRKNTDQLNFHKLLGFSCQSPERRRLSMERCFVNSEAVLNQEDRHGNTTEDGIKSFKAIMAWWQDMAMQSKRFDKQPGTCLQFISTSMSSSKVERENAAKVIQSHFRRSMKLKDYMQTRSAVSFLQNVIRAWLAAKRQLITTRFCTRLQDSSCDRWKQSEVLDRYITYIVDRHNFVKLKKAVEIIQHATRAWISRKHHCRSNLAPDMSTFDVVNAAVVVQKCIRGWRGRSIYFQRVTLFENELQTKAASTIQLSWKKFLVYRSLCCQHLAATKIQSCYRGWLTRKSFVSQKEAVLKIQSVFQCARDIRRYKIATRSAIVIQSYVRGWIARRGVRRLTFLIVVLQSHCRGWFSRREILAKREAVIKIQSACRCIQCWKVFRCHRNAAIEIQRFVRGQIVRRRLLGASCLYKGVPMECPSTSRTWFHSLEWGIFLCSVLKLQRWWRGVLLQKSRTKSAVVIQSHVRGWIARREENRKRQCIIIIQTRGVLMEKSRMKSAVVIQSHVRGWIARREAKRKRHCITTIQSYWKGYLARKDSRGKQLIDLRLRVKKTAANVDDGMRIINRLVAALSDLLSMKSVSGILHTCATLDMATKYSQKCCEKLVEAGAIDTLLKLIRSVSRSIPDQEVLKHALSTLRNLARYSHLAEVLVGSRGSLETVLCEFLRNKEEAYFIASELLKKICSSPKGVEAVRNSPALLKRLHNLVEDLRRKAGNEKRNARGVLAKELVERRLSEAVELLNLITNG from the exons atggaatcaaaacaccaccaccaccactcccccacTCCCCTCCTCCTGAAAGACATCTCCAATTTCAAAACCCCCAAACACCCCCCTCCCTCCTCCCGAAACCCCAATAACAACCTCCGCTCCCCCTACACCCCGTTCTTCACTGCCTCCAAACAAACCCCCtctgtctcctcctcctctcggCCGCGCCCCCACCCTTCGTCCTCCCGCTCCAAAATCTCCCGGCGTCTCAAGGCCTTCGAGCTTGAACAGTCCAAGTCATCACGGAAAGCCCAAATCGACAAGGAGAAGTCGTTAAAGTCGTTGGCCAAATCGCTCACCGTATGGCTCAACTTCTTGCTCCAGAACCCTGGGTCGTGCGGCTGCGATGTGTCGAGAGTGACTGGAGAAAACGGAAGTGCGAAGGAGTTGGAAGCGAGGGCGGGGTTAGGGCACGGGAAAAGGGAGAGTTGTTCTGGTGCTGGGGTGGTTGGGGTGGACACGGCGTGGCGGTGCCCTAAACGGATGAGGGGATCCgcttggtgtggtggtggttCGAAGGAAGACGGCTCGATTTCGAATTCGAAGTTTTCGGCTTTGCAATCTTCGTTGCAGGACGTGTGTAGTTTCGATGATTTGCACCAGAGAATGAAGCTTTACTTGAGCTTGGGTAGTtgtaaagaaatttttagtgTGATGACCCATGTAACAAAG AATATAGATGAAGGAAGATTGAAAATGAAAGCACACTGTCCTATTGTAACTGATGTTGGGATGAAGGAGAAGGCATCAAGAATCCTTATGTGTTACAACCCAGTTTGGCTACGGATTGGATTGTATATTATTTTTGGTGGTGATTCGTTGTTGCCAACTGGAGACGTGAATTCTGAAAAGGAAATTGCATTCTTGAAGATGGTAATTGAGAAGCAGTTTTTCTCTCATGGTGGTCTAGCTAGAGTTTATGCTTATAACAAGTTAGTCGAAGGTTTATATAGACCGGGATACTTCGAAGTATTGGGCAATGTTATCTTGAAGAGATTTCTGTTACTTGCACTCATTCTTGATAGAGCTAAAACTCAGAGCTGCCTTCCTATCGAGTATGGCATTGATGCATTGGATGGTGGTTCTCCTCTTCTGTTCACTTTGCAGTCCAAAAGTAAATCAAGTGGTCAACTTATCTGCG ATTTCTTATCATCGGAGGTGATGCATGGAGAAGGTAATCTTCTTGCTCATCTAGTGATTGTAGGATACAAAGTATCTCACCATCAG AGTCCTCTCAATGAGTTTGACTTCAGTGTCACAGAGTTGTTTGTTGATCTCCGAGATGGAGTGCGGCTTTGTAGAGCTATTCAACTCTTGCAACATGACACTTCCATTTTGACG AAAATTTTGGTCCCATCAGATAGCCATAAGAAGAATGTGGCTAATTGTGGTATTGCCATGCAACATCTAAAGCAAGCCGGTGTGCCCCTGTTTGATGAAGATGGATCAGTTATTGTAGGAGAGGACATTGTTAGTGGAGATAAGGAACTTACACTTTCCTTGCTTTGGAACATCTTCATTCACTTGCAG CTGCCACTTCTTATCAACAAAACGCTTCTATTGGAGGAAATTTCCAGAATCCGAGGAGGTAACGCG GAAAGCTCAATTAATTCCACTCTTTTGGACATGCTTCTGAATTGGATCCAG GCGATATGTGAAAGTTACGATTTCAGGGTTGATGGTTTTGCGTCACTTGTTGATGGCAAAGCCATGTGGTGCTTGCTTGATTATTACTTCCGGAAGGAACTTGATTGTTCATGTTCTCCAACG GATGTTGGGGAAACAAGTGGGGAGACTTCAATCATGTCACTTAGTGATTATACAGATGCCGTTCACAACTTCATATTATCACAGAAACTGGCTACATTGTTGGGAAACTTTCCAGAG GTTCTGCAAGTTAGCGACATACTTGAACACAAAGGTGCATGTAACAGTCAGAGCGTGGTTATTCTGTTGGTTTTCCTTTCGTTCCAGCTAATTATTCGAAAAAACACG GACCAGCTAAATTTTCATAAACTCTTGGGCTTTAGTTGTCAAAGTCCAGAGAGGAGACGTTTAAGTATGGAACGGTGCTTTGTGAATTCTGAAGCAGTACTCAACCAAGAAGACAGACATGGGAACACCACTGAAG ATGGAATTAAAAGTTTTAAAGCCATTATGGCTTGGTGGCAAGACATGGCTATGCAGAGCAAAAGATTTGACAAGCAACCAGGTACCTGTTTGCAGTTCATATCAACTAGCATGAGCAGCAGTAAAGTGGAAAGAG AAAATGCAGCAAAAGTTATTCAGTCTCATTTTAGAAGATCAATGAAACTCAAAGACTACATGCAGACAAGGAGTGCAGTTTCTTTTTTGCAGAATGTGATTCGAGCTTGGCTGGCTGCAAAGAGGCAACTAATCACTACTAGATTCTGTACCAGACTTCAGGATTCATCATGTG ACAGGTGGAAGCAGTCAGAAGTTTTGGATAGATATATCACATACATTGTTGACAGGCATAATTTTGTCAAGTTGAAAAAGGCTGTGGAAATCATTCAGCATGCTACAAGGGCTTGGATTTCTCGGAAACACCACTGTAGAAGCAATTTAGCTCCAGATATGTCTACTTTTGATGTTGTCAATGCTGCCGTTGTTGTTCAGAAGTGCATTCGTGGATGGAGAGGAAGGTCTATATACTTTCAGAGGGTTACTTTGTTCGAGAATGAACTTCAAACAAAAGCAGCATCTACTATCCAGCTTTCTTGGAAAAAGTTTCTTGTCTATAGAAGCCTCTGCTGTCAGCACTTAGCTGCAACTAAAATTCAGAGTTGCTATCGGGGTTGGTTAACGAGAAAGAGTTTCGTAAGTCAGAAGGAAGCAGTGCTGAAAATTCAAAGTGTTTTTCAATGTGCAAGGGATATTCGACGATACAAAATTGCAACTAGATCAGCAATTGTTATCCAATCTTATGTACGTGGATGGATTGCTCGAAGAGGTGTTCGTCGATTGACGTTTCTCATTGTTGTCCTTCAA AGTCATTGCCGTGGTTGGTTTTCAAGAAGGGAGATTTTGGCTAAAAGAGAGGCTGTGATAAAGATCCAAAGTGCTTGTCGATGCATACAATGCTGGAAGGTTTTCCGTTGTCATAGGAATGCTGCAATAGAAATCCAACGGTTTGTCAGGGGGCAGATTGTTCGAAGGAGGCTTTTAG GGGCTTCTTGCCTGTACAAGGGTGTTCCAATGGAATGCCCTTCGACTTCAAGAACTTGGTTCCATAGTCTTGAATGGGGTATATTTCTTTGCTCAGTTTTGAAGTTGCAAAGGTGGTGGAGGGGTGTTTTACTGCAAAAATCAAGAACAAAGTCAGCAGTTGTTATCCAATCTCATGTACGAGGATGGATAGCCAGGCGTGAAGAGAATAGGAAGAGGCAGTGTATTATTATAATACAAACGAGGGGTGTTTTAATGGAGAAATCAAGAATGAAGTCAGCAGTTGTTATCCAATCTCATGTACGAGGGTGGATTGCCAGGCGTGAGGCGAAGAGAAAGAGGCATTGCATTACTACAATCCAA TCATACTGGAAAGGTTACCTTGCACGAAAGGATTCAAGGGGGAAGCAGCTGATTGATTTACGCTTGAGGGTGAAAAAAACTGCTGCAAATGTAGATGACGGCATGCGTATTATAAACAGACTTGTGGCTGCACTTTCTGATCTGCTGAGCATGAAAAGTGTCAGTGGCATTCTTCATACCTGTGCAACTTTAG ATATGGCTACAAAGTATTCACAAAAATGTTGTGAGAAACTTGTGGAAGCTGGGGCTATTGACACTTTACTGAAGTTAATTCGCTCAGTCAGTCGAAGCATACCTGATCAAGAGGTTCTGAAACATGCACTGTCCACTCTAAGAAACCTAGCCCGGTATTCGCATTTGGCTGAGGTGCTGGTTGGTAGTCGTGGATCTTTGGAAACAGTTCTGTGCGAGTTTCTAAG AAACAAAGAGGAGGCGTATTTCATTGCTTCTGAGCTTTTGAAGAAGATTTGTTCAAGCCCAAAAGGTGTTGAAGCTGTACGCAATTCACCAGCACTGTTGAAGAGGTTACACAATCTTGTTGAGGATCTAAGAAGGAAGGCAGGCAATGAAAAGAG GAATGCTAGGGGCGTGCTTGCAAAAGAGCTGGTGGAGAGAAGATTAAGTGAAGCCGTAGAGCTTCTAAACTTAATTACAAATGGTTAA